A single Fusobacterium hominis DNA region contains:
- a CDS encoding cupin domain-containing protein — translation MNFIKNLEMSKIINLKDQVEYIPNQHSMKFIAQNNNLSLILLSLDENVTIPTHHTTGDALIFILEGEGIFNLNGTDFNLKIGETIVIPANMPHSVKGKTKLKFSLTIVK, via the coding sequence ATGAATTTTATTAAAAATTTAGAAATGTCAAAAATCATTAATTTAAAAGATCAAGTTGAATATATTCCAAATCAACACTCTATGAAATTTATTGCTCAAAACAATAATTTATCATTAATTTTGCTATCATTAGATGAAAATGTGACTATTCCTACTCATCATACTACAGGGGACGCCTTGATTTTTATACTAGAAGGTGAAGGTATATTTAATTTAAATGGAACAGATTTTAATTTAAAAATTGGTGAAACTATTGTAATTCCTGCTAATATGCCACATAGTGTCAAGGGTAAAACAAAACTAAAATTTTCTTTAACTATAGTAAAATAA
- a CDS encoding 2-hydroxyacid dehydrogenase: protein MKKTKILFYDMKDYDIEFFTKYGKNYNFEMKFLKVKLSEETAYLSRGFDVVSAFTNDDINKNTIDILAKNNIKLLAMRCAGFNNVSLKDIKNRFQVVRVPAYSPYSIAEYTVAMILAVNRKVHKAYIRTREGNFSINGLMGFDLYNKTVGIIGAGKIAQILIKILKGFGTNIIAYDPYPNYEIAKELGFEFVDLDTIYEKSDIISLNCPLTKDTKYMINRTSINKMKDGVILVNTGRGMLIDSVDLVEGLKDKKIGAAALDVYEEEEEYFFEDKSSQVIQDDILGRLLSFHNVLITSHQAFFTKEAVEAITVTTLENIKDFIENKPLKNIVPQDNN, encoded by the coding sequence ATGAAAAAAACTAAAATTTTATTTTACGATATGAAAGATTACGATATAGAATTCTTTACTAAATATGGGAAGAACTACAACTTTGAAATGAAATTTTTAAAGGTAAAGTTATCTGAAGAAACTGCTTATCTATCAAGGGGATTTGATGTGGTATCAGCTTTTACAAATGATGATATTAATAAAAATACAATAGATATATTAGCAAAAAATAATATAAAACTTTTAGCTATGAGATGTGCTGGATTTAATAATGTTTCTTTAAAAGATATAAAAAATAGATTTCAAGTAGTTAGAGTTCCTGCATATTCTCCATATTCAATTGCTGAATATACAGTTGCTATGATTTTAGCTGTAAATAGAAAAGTTCATAAGGCATATATTCGTACTAGAGAAGGTAATTTTTCAATAAATGGACTTATGGGATTTGATTTATATAATAAAACAGTTGGAATTATTGGTGCTGGAAAAATAGCTCAAATATTAATTAAAATTTTAAAAGGATTTGGAACTAATATAATTGCCTATGATCCTTACCCTAATTATGAAATAGCTAAGGAACTAGGATTTGAATTTGTAGATTTAGATACTATATATGAAAAGTCAGATATTATTTCACTAAATTGCCCTTTAACTAAAGATACAAAGTACATGATTAATCGAACTTCAATAAATAAAATGAAAGATGGAGTTATCCTTGTAAATACAGGTAGAGGTATGCTAATTGATTCAGTAGATTTAGTAGAGGGATTAAAAGATAAAAAAATTGGAGCTGCTGCTTTAGACGTATATGAAGAAGAGGAAGAGTATTTCTTTGAAGATAAATCTAGCCAAGTTATTCAAGATGATATCTTAGGAAGATTATTATCTTTCCACAATGTACTTATTACTTCTCATCAAGCATTTTTTACTAAAGAAGCTGTAGAAGCAATAACTGTTACAACTTTAGAAAATATAAAAGACTTTATTGAAAATAAACCACTAAAAAATATAGTACCACAAGACAATAATTAA
- the zupT gene encoding zinc transporter ZupT — protein MELENLIVAFILTLLAGLAMGVGGLLGFIGSRKNTNFFSCSVGFAAGVMLYAAFVEILPESMESLEQMFPGVKGKLIASGAFFGGIIFMLITEKFCLPHHHDSHHHIHDSKEKDASMYRMGIMTAIAIAIHNFPEGFAIFTSALKDTKLGISVAVAIAIHNVAVGIAVSAPIYYATSNKKKAFGAALLSGMSEPLGALLGYWALKDYLDDAIFGFVLAIVAGIMVYVSLDELIPSAQKGDNHIGTYALVAGMFVMAITLIFI, from the coding sequence ATGGAGTTAGAAAATTTAATTGTAGCTTTTATACTTACACTCCTGGCTGGTCTTGCAATGGGAGTTGGAGGGCTTTTAGGATTTATTGGAAGTAGGAAGAATACAAATTTCTTTTCCTGTTCGGTTGGATTTGCAGCTGGTGTTATGCTATATGCAGCATTTGTAGAGATTTTACCAGAATCAATGGAAAGTCTTGAGCAAATGTTTCCAGGTGTAAAAGGAAAATTAATAGCAAGTGGTGCTTTTTTTGGCGGAATAATATTTATGTTGATAACAGAAAAGTTTTGTTTACCTCATCATCATGACAGCCATCATCATATACATGATAGCAAAGAAAAAGATGCATCTATGTATAGAATGGGAATAATGACAGCTATAGCAATAGCAATTCATAATTTTCCAGAGGGGTTTGCAATATTTACTTCTGCATTAAAAGATACAAAACTGGGTATTTCTGTTGCGGTAGCTATAGCAATACACAATGTCGCAGTGGGAATAGCTGTATCAGCTCCTATATATTATGCTACGTCAAACAAGAAAAAAGCATTTGGAGCGGCACTTTTATCAGGAATGTCAGAACCTTTAGGTGCACTTTTAGGTTATTGGGCATTAAAGGACTATTTAGATGATGCAATCTTTGGATTTGTTTTAGCTATAGTAGCAGGAATAATGGTTTATGTTTCATTAGATGAGTTAATACCTTCAGCACAAAAAGGAGATAATCATATAGGAACATATGCACTAGTAGCTGGAATGTTTGTAATGGCAATAACTCTTATATTTATATAA
- a CDS encoding DUF2147 domain-containing protein, whose protein sequence is MKKIIIALTILLSTCLFANSEDVLGKWITEKAENGNQIIVEIYKTQEGKYNGKIVELTMPIYTEGEYAGQEKMDLKNPDPNLQKRLLRGIDFVSGFDYVEKDDKFENGKIYVPTNGKTYNSYMKLREDGTLLVKGSIDKAGILGKKQIWTRYEK, encoded by the coding sequence ATGAAAAAAATAATTATTGCTTTAACAATACTTTTATCAACTTGTTTATTTGCTAATAGTGAAGATGTCTTAGGGAAATGGATAACTGAAAAAGCAGAAAATGGAAATCAAATAATAGTAGAAATATATAAGACACAAGAAGGAAAATATAATGGAAAAATTGTAGAACTAACAATGCCAATATATACAGAAGGAGAATATGCTGGACAAGAGAAAATGGACCTTAAAAATCCTGATCCAAACTTGCAAAAGCGTCTACTAAGAGGAATAGATTTTGTAAGTGGTTTTGATTATGTTGAAAAAGATGATAAATTTGAAAATGGAAAAATTTATGTTCCTACAAATGGAAAAACTTATAATAGCTATATGAAGTTAAGAGAAGATGGAACACTTTTAGTAAAAGGATCAATAGATAAAGCTGGTATTTTAGGTAAAAAACAAATTTGGACAAGATATGAAAAATAG
- a CDS encoding ComF family protein — protein sequence MLEINPMVIEGNWKEGYVLDYFMLESRYKGEDIFGYPIFDVKYSEIGKLMNALKYHKEYKKAADIADIAVDFIKNTWKIDDKIDGIIATPPAHERTTQPLFQIVKHLGEALNKPISLDFFRKLTPNEIKALPEYKKVEIFKNSISKERKLRKKGNILLVDDLYSTGATLRSLCSHLADDPMVENIYVLVICKNIKSE from the coding sequence ATGTTAGAAATTAATCCAATGGTAATAGAAGGAAATTGGAAAGAGGGATATGTGTTAGACTATTTTATGCTAGAGAGTAGGTATAAAGGTGAAGATATATTCGGGTATCCTATCTTTGATGTAAAATACAGTGAAATAGGTAAATTGATGAATGCTCTTAAGTACCATAAAGAGTATAAAAAGGCTGCTGATATAGCTGATATTGCTGTGGATTTTATAAAAAATACCTGGAAGATAGATGATAAAATAGATGGAATAATAGCAACACCACCAGCTCATGAACGTACAACTCAGCCATTATTTCAAATAGTAAAACATTTAGGAGAAGCCCTAAATAAGCCAATATCTTTAGATTTTTTTAGAAAATTAACTCCAAATGAGATCAAAGCTCTTCCTGAATATAAAAAAGTAGAAATTTTTAAAAATAGTATCAGTAAAGAGAGAAAGTTAAGAAAAAAGGGGAATATTCTTCTAGTTGATGATTTATATAGTACTGGTGCAACATTAAGAAGTCTATGCTCACATCTAGCTGACGATCCAATGGTAGAAAATATATATGTATTAGTTATTTGTAAAAATATAAAAAGTGAATAG
- a CDS encoding cold-shock protein encodes MLKGTVKWFNKEKGFGFLTSDEGNDYFVHFTGIVGDGFRSLEEGQAVVFEVTEGKKGPMAVDVKTA; translated from the coding sequence ATGTTAAAAGGGACAGTTAAATGGTTTAACAAAGAAAAAGGATTTGGTTTTTTAACTAGTGATGAGGGGAATGATTATTTCGTACACTTCACTGGAATAGTAGGAGACGGTTTCAGAAGCCTAGAAGAAGGTCAAGCAGTTGTATTCGAAGTTACTGAAGGTAAAAAAGGGCCTATGGCTGTAGACGTAAAAACTGCTTAG
- a CDS encoding FAD:protein FMN transferase — MIRKILAIILLPIFILACGKENTESKKIQGDKFLFGTHIAITIYDKDEAAAKKAMEAAFNEIERIDHKYNSKVKGSLIEQLNSGAVKKVTLDDEGVYLIQNLKNIYELSNGYYDVTIAPVLEVWNFGEKERSDVPSFTELQEALAKVDFTKVILDGNELYYAQDDIELDTGSFLKGYAVEKAKGVLKDMGIESAFISSISSIETINTKPDGKSWRIGIENPQDPKKLLGIVELDNQGMGVSGDYQTYIEINGKRYHHILDKSTGYPVEGKKMIVVISDNAFLSDMYSTAFFTMHTGEIMEFAEKNNLEVLIVDNNMNITRTEGMKFECAK, encoded by the coding sequence ATGATAAGAAAAATTTTGGCTATTATCTTATTGCCAATTTTTATTCTTGCGTGTGGGAAAGAAAATACTGAGAGCAAAAAAATCCAAGGAGATAAATTCTTATTTGGAACTCACATTGCAATAACTATTTATGACAAAGATGAAGCTGCTGCTAAAAAAGCAATGGAAGCAGCATTCAATGAAATAGAAAGAATCGACCACAAGTATAACAGCAAAGTAAAAGGCAGCTTAATAGAACAGCTAAATAGTGGAGCTGTTAAAAAAGTTACTTTAGATGATGAAGGAGTATATCTTATTCAAAATTTAAAAAATATCTATGAACTATCAAATGGTTATTATGATGTAACTATTGCACCAGTTTTAGAGGTATGGAATTTTGGAGAGAAAGAACGTAGTGATGTTCCAAGTTTTACAGAACTTCAAGAAGCATTGGCTAAAGTTGATTTTACAAAAGTTATATTAGATGGAAACGAGCTATATTATGCACAAGATGATATAGAGTTAGATACAGGTTCATTTTTAAAAGGTTATGCAGTTGAAAAAGCTAAAGGTGTATTAAAAGATATGGGAATAGAAAGTGCCTTTATATCTTCTATCTCAAGTATTGAGACAATTAATACAAAACCTGATGGAAAAAGTTGGAGAATAGGGATAGAAAATCCTCAAGATCCTAAAAAACTTTTAGGAATAGTAGAACTTGACAATCAAGGTATGGGAGTATCTGGAGATTATCAAACTTATATTGAAATCAATGGAAAAAGATATCACCATATTTTAGATAAGAGTACAGGATATCCAGTAGAAGGAAAAAAGATGATTGTAGTTATTTCGGACAATGCCTTTTTATCTGATATGTATTCAACAGCATTTTTCACAATGCATACAGGAGAAATTATGGAATTTGCAGAAAAAAATAATCTAGAGGTTCTAATTGTAGACAATAATATGAATATTACAAGAACTGAAGGAATGAAATTTGAATGTGCTAAATAA
- the rpoZ gene encoding DNA-directed RNA polymerase subunit omega has protein sequence MRKEIIYDELLERIPNKYILTIVSGERAREIANGSPVLTKCSKKDTNVKKALREIIDGKIGYEIVDSKVGE, from the coding sequence ATGAGAAAAGAAATAATATATGATGAGTTATTAGAAAGAATACCAAACAAATATATTTTAACTATAGTTAGTGGTGAAAGAGCTAGAGAAATAGCAAATGGATCACCTGTACTTACTAAATGCAGTAAAAAAGACACAAATGTAAAGAAAGCATTAAGAGAAATTATCGATGGAAAAATCGGTTATGAGATAGTTGATTCTAAAGTTGGTGAATAG
- the gmk gene encoding guanylate kinase: MSRGEKGHLYVVSGPSGAGKSTICRLVRKALGINLATSATTRAPREGEVNGRDYYFLTKEEFLAKEKNGEFLEYATVHGNYYGTLKSEVEARLLHGEDVILEIDVQGGLQVKEQYPDAYLVFFKTATKEELEKRLRGRKTDSEETIQLRLRNSLKELEYEKYYAVTIINNTVEESCAALRKIIEEGRQ; this comes from the coding sequence ATGAGTAGAGGAGAAAAAGGACATCTATATGTAGTGTCAGGTCCAAGTGGTGCTGGTAAATCTACAATTTGTAGACTAGTACGCAAAGCACTTGGAATAAACTTAGCTACTTCTGCAACTACTAGAGCTCCAAGAGAGGGCGAAGTAAATGGAAGAGATTATTATTTCTTAACAAAAGAAGAATTTTTAGCTAAGGAAAAAAATGGAGAATTTTTAGAATATGCAACTGTGCATGGAAATTATTATGGGACATTAAAATCTGAAGTTGAGGCTAGACTTCTACATGGAGAAGATGTTATATTAGAAATAGATGTTCAAGGAGGACTTCAAGTTAAGGAGCAATATCCTGATGCCTATCTTGTATTCTTTAAAACTGCTACAAAAGAAGAACTTGAAAAAAGATTGAGAGGAAGAAAAACAGATAGTGAAGAAACTATCCAGTTAAGACTTAGAAACTCTCTTAAAGAATTAGAATATGAAAAGTATTATGCAGTTACTATAATCAATAATACTGTTGAAGAATCTTGTGCTGCACTTAGAAAAATAATTGAAGAAGGAAGACAATAG
- a CDS encoding DUF370 domain-containing protein, which yields MKPLNIGFGNMVMEGRVIAIINPDSAPSKRLRDEAKQQNRLIDATLGRKTKTLIITDSNHVIMSAINPETISARIEKGDKDE from the coding sequence ATGAAACCACTTAATATAGGATTTGGAAATATGGTAATGGAAGGTAGAGTAATAGCTATCATAAATCCTGATTCAGCTCCAAGTAAGAGGCTCAGAGATGAAGCAAAACAGCAGAATAGGCTTATTGATGCCACTCTAGGAAGAAAGACAAAAACTCTTATAATAACTGATTCTAATCATGTTATAATGTCAGCAATTAACCCAGAGACAATATCTGCAAGAATTGAGAAAGGAGATAAGGATGAGTAG
- a CDS encoding YicC family protein, with protein sequence MRSMTGYSKLVYQDENFSLNMQIKSVNNKNLNLKIKLPYNLNFLEGAIRAEIASKVSRGSLDVKIEFNDLRDMGNNIFDYDEAQSKAYMNVLLEMENEFQEKFTNKMDILVRNLNVIKKNDVEIDEEEYSSFILGKVREMLVPFIQTREDEGNRLKKYLAERVEILEEKISEIKKYKNVVVENYKTKLLERLDAIRGDIEFKEEDILKEILLFTDKSDISEEISRLDSHLVQLKKDLDTNDEPVGKKIDFILQEIYRELNTTGVKSNLYEISKLIVESKNELEKIREQAMNIE encoded by the coding sequence ATGAGAAGTATGACAGGATATTCAAAATTGGTTTACCAAGATGAAAACTTTTCTTTGAATATGCAAATAAAAAGTGTAAATAATAAAAATTTGAATTTAAAAATAAAACTTCCATACAATCTTAATTTTTTAGAGGGTGCTATAAGAGCCGAGATAGCCTCTAAAGTTAGCAGAGGTTCATTAGATGTAAAGATTGAATTTAATGATCTAAGAGATATGGGTAATAATATATTTGATTATGATGAGGCTCAAAGTAAAGCATATATGAATGTACTCTTAGAAATGGAAAATGAATTTCAAGAGAAATTCACAAATAAAATGGATATTTTAGTTAGAAATTTAAATGTCATAAAGAAAAATGATGTTGAAATAGATGAAGAGGAATATAGTAGTTTTATATTGGGCAAAGTTAGAGAGATGTTAGTTCCTTTTATTCAAACTAGAGAAGATGAAGGAAATAGACTAAAAAAATATCTAGCTGAAAGAGTTGAGATTTTAGAAGAGAAAATATCTGAAATAAAAAAATATAAAAATGTCGTAGTAGAAAATTATAAAACTAAATTATTAGAAAGATTAGATGCTATAAGAGGAGATATCGAATTTAAAGAGGAAGATATCTTAAAAGAAATACTTTTATTTACAGATAAATCTGATATATCAGAAGAAATTTCAAGACTTGACAGTCATCTTGTGCAACTAAAAAAAGATCTTGATACAAATGATGAACCTGTTGGAAAGAAAATCGATTTTATTTTACAAGAGATATACCGTGAATTAAATACCACAGGGGTAAAATCTAATTTATATGAAATTTCAAAGCTTATAGTGGAAAGCAAAAATGAATTAGAAAAAATAAGAGAACAAGCAATGAATATAGAGTAG
- the rpoC gene encoding DNA-directed RNA polymerase subunit beta', with translation MEIRSFEKIRIRLASPEKIEEWSHGEVTKPETINYRTLNPENDGLFCERIFGPVKDWECGCGKYKRMRYKGLVCEKCGVEVTKSKVRRERMGHISLAAPVAHIWYSKGTPNKMALIIGLSPKELESVLYFARYIVTESGESNLKEGKILTEKEYKLYKQLYGNKFEALMGAEAVLKLLEKLDLDKLKDELEKELEDVSSAQKRKKIVKRLKIVRDFLSSENQPQWMILKNVPVIPADLRPMVQLDGGRFATSDLNDLYRRVINRNNRLKKLLEKRAPEIVVKNEKRMLQEAVDALIDNGRRGKPVVAQNNRELKSLSDMLKGKQGRFRQNLLGKRVDYSARSVIVVGPSLKMNQCGIPKKMALELYKPFIMRELVKRELATNIKTAKKLVEDADDRVWDVIEDVIQDHPVLLNRAPTLHRLSIQAFEPVLIEGKAIRLHPLVCSAFNADFDGDQMAVHLMLSPEAIMEAKLLMLAPNNIISPSNGEPIAVPSQDMVMGCFYMTKERPGAKGEGKMFSNIDQALTAYNNGVIETHAIIKVRINGEMVETTPGRLMFNELLPDVDKQYHETFGKKQLKKLIAKLYDEHGFAETAELINKIKNFGYHYGAMAGVSVGIEDLEIPASKKDILDAADREVAEIEADYKAGKIINEERYRKTITVWSQATKAVGDAMMNGLDQFNPVYMMATSGARGNESQMRQLAAMRGNMADTQGRIIEVPIKANFREGLTVLEFFMSSHGARKGLADTALRTADSGYLTRRLVDISHEVIVNAEDCGTTEGIEVGDLVSDGKVIEELKERINGRVLADDLVVDGVVIAERNTMIGKEIIKKIEEAGVKKVKIRSPLTCSLEKGVCRKCYGMDLSNHKEILLGEAVGVVAAQSIGEPGTQLTMRTFHTGGVATAAEVVTGTKADNSGKVVFRDVKTLKNDKTGEDVVVSQSAKLIIGNYDYEIPSGSVLKVQEGQMVNEGDLLVTFDPFHIPIIADQDGRVEYRELFVKENYDEKYDVTEYMAVKPVESGDINPRVVVFNEDGDLRGNYTIPFGAYLMVREGDTIKKGQIIAKIIKHGAGNKDITGGLPRVQELFEARNPKGKAMLTEVEGKVEVTGKKKKGMRVVLVKSITEPGMYKEYLVPVGDRLIVTDGMLVKAGDKITEGAISPFDILNIKGLVAAEQFILESVQQVYRDQGVTVNDKHIEIIVKQMFKKVKVVESGASLFLEDEVVERTLVDAENERLKAIGKPLITYEPVIQGITKAAVNTGSFISAASFQETTKVLSNAAIEGKVDYLEGLKENVIIGKKIPAGTGFNAYKKVRAKVIEDDLMK, from the coding sequence GAAATTAGAAGTTTTGAGAAAATAAGAATTAGATTGGCATCTCCTGAAAAGATCGAAGAATGGTCGCACGGAGAGGTTACAAAACCTGAAACTATAAACTATAGAACTTTAAATCCCGAAAATGATGGACTTTTCTGCGAAAGAATTTTCGGACCAGTAAAAGACTGGGAATGTGGATGCGGAAAATATAAAAGAATGAGATATAAAGGTTTAGTTTGTGAAAAATGTGGGGTTGAGGTAACTAAATCTAAGGTGAGAAGAGAGAGAATGGGACACATTTCTCTAGCTGCTCCAGTTGCTCATATTTGGTATTCTAAAGGAACACCAAACAAAATGGCACTTATAATCGGATTATCTCCAAAAGAACTTGAGTCTGTACTTTACTTCGCTAGATATATAGTTACAGAATCTGGAGAGAGCAACTTAAAAGAAGGTAAAATACTTACTGAAAAAGAGTATAAATTATACAAACAATTATACGGAAATAAATTTGAAGCTTTAATGGGAGCAGAAGCTGTATTAAAGTTATTAGAAAAACTTGATTTAGATAAATTAAAAGATGAATTAGAAAAAGAGTTAGAAGATGTAAGTTCTGCTCAAAAGAGAAAGAAGATAGTAAAAAGACTTAAAATAGTAAGAGACTTCTTATCTTCTGAAAATCAACCTCAATGGATGATATTGAAAAATGTTCCAGTTATACCAGCTGATTTAAGACCTATGGTTCAATTAGATGGTGGAAGATTTGCTACTTCTGATTTAAATGATTTATATAGAAGAGTTATTAATAGAAATAACAGACTTAAAAAACTATTAGAAAAAAGAGCACCTGAAATCGTTGTTAAAAACGAAAAAAGAATGCTTCAAGAAGCAGTAGATGCTTTAATAGATAATGGTAGAAGAGGAAAACCAGTAGTTGCTCAAAACAACAGAGAGTTAAAATCACTATCTGATATGTTAAAAGGAAAACAAGGTAGATTTAGACAAAACCTACTTGGAAAAAGGGTTGACTACTCAGCAAGATCGGTTATCGTTGTAGGACCATCATTAAAAATGAATCAATGTGGAATTCCTAAAAAGATGGCTCTTGAATTATACAAACCTTTCATTATGAGAGAACTTGTAAAAAGAGAACTTGCTACTAATATAAAAACTGCTAAAAAACTTGTTGAAGATGCAGATGACAGAGTATGGGACGTAATCGAAGATGTTATTCAAGATCACCCTGTTTTATTAAACAGAGCTCCGACTCTTCACAGACTTTCAATACAAGCATTTGAACCAGTACTTATAGAAGGAAAAGCAATAAGACTACATCCGTTGGTATGTTCAGCATTCAATGCGGACTTTGACGGAGACCAAATGGCTGTTCACTTAATGCTTTCACCAGAAGCTATAATGGAAGCAAAACTTCTAATGCTTGCACCAAATAATATTATTTCTCCATCTAATGGAGAACCAATAGCAGTTCCATCTCAAGACATGGTTATGGGATGTTTCTATATGACAAAAGAAAGACCAGGAGCAAAAGGAGAAGGAAAGATGTTCTCAAACATCGATCAAGCTCTAACAGCTTATAATAATGGTGTTATAGAAACACATGCTATTATTAAAGTAAGAATAAATGGAGAAATGGTAGAAACTACTCCAGGAAGACTTATGTTTAATGAACTTTTACCAGATGTAGATAAACAATATCATGAAACTTTTGGTAAAAAACAACTTAAAAAATTAATTGCTAAATTATATGATGAACACGGATTTGCTGAAACAGCTGAATTAATTAATAAAATCAAAAACTTCGGATATCACTATGGTGCTATGGCAGGGGTATCAGTAGGTATAGAAGACCTAGAAATCCCAGCTAGCAAGAAAGATATTCTTGATGCAGCAGATAGAGAAGTTGCTGAAATTGAAGCTGATTATAAAGCAGGAAAAATCATCAACGAAGAAAGATATAGAAAAACAATCACTGTTTGGTCTCAAGCTACTAAAGCGGTAGGAGACGCAATGATGAACGGTCTAGATCAATTCAACCCAGTTTACATGATGGCGACTTCAGGAGCCAGAGGTAACGAGTCTCAAATGAGACAGCTTGCGGCAATGAGAGGAAACATGGCCGATACGCAAGGAAGAATCATCGAAGTACCGATCAAAGCTAACTTCCGTGAAGGACTAACAGTATTAGAATTCTTTATGTCATCACACGGAGCTAGAAAAGGTCTAGCAGATACTGCCCTAAGAACTGCCGATTCAGGATACTTAACAAGAAGACTTGTTGATATTTCACATGAAGTTATAGTTAATGCTGAAGATTGTGGAACTACAGAAGGAATCGAAGTTGGAGATCTAGTATCAGATGGTAAAGTAATCGAAGAATTAAAAGAAAGAATCAATGGTAGAGTTTTAGCAGACGACCTTGTAGTAGATGGAGTTGTAATTGCTGAAAGAAATACTATGATTGGAAAAGAAATCATAAAGAAAATAGAAGAAGCTGGAGTTAAAAAGGTAAAAATCAGATCGCCATTAACATGTTCTCTTGAAAAAGGAGTATGTAGAAAATGTTACGGTATGGACCTTTCTAACCACAAAGAAATCTTACTTGGAGAAGCCGTTGGAGTTGTTGCAGCTCAATCAATCGGAGAACCAGGTACACAGCTTACAATGAGAACGTTCCATACTGGAGGAGTTGCAACAGCAGCTGAAGTAGTAACAGGAACAAAAGCTGACAACAGTGGTAAAGTTGTATTTAGAGATGTAAAAACATTGAAAAATGACAAAACTGGTGAAGATGTTGTAGTTAGCCAATCAGCTAAATTAATTATAGGAAACTATGACTATGAAATTCCATCAGGATCAGTATTAAAAGTTCAAGAGGGACAAATGGTTAACGAAGGAGACTTACTAGTTACATTTGATCCATTCCACATACCTATTATTGCTGACCAAGACGGAAGAGTTGAATATAGAGAACTATTCGTTAAAGAAAACTATGACGAAAAATATGACGTTACAGAATACATGGCAGTTAAACCAGTAGAATCAGGAGATATCAACCCTAGAGTTGTTGTATTTAATGAGGACGGAGATCTAAGAGGAAACTATACAATTCCATTTGGAGCATATTTGATGGTAAGAGAAGGAGACACAATTAAAAAAGGTCAAATTATCGCAAAAATCATCAAACATGGAGCTGGAAACAAAGACATCACTGGAGGTCTTCCAAGAGTTCAAGAGCTATTTGAAGCAAGAAATCCAAAAGGAAAAGCTATGCTTACTGAAGTAGAAGGTAAGGTAGAAGTAACTGGTAAGAAAAAGAAAGGTATGAGAGTTGTTCTTGTTAAATCTATTACAGAACCAGGAATGTACAAAGAATACCTAGTACCAGTTGGAGATCGTCTAATAGTAACTGACGGTATGTTAGTAAAAGCTGGAGATAAGATAACAGAAGGAGCTATTTCTCCATTTGACATCTTAAATATCAAAGGTCTTGTAGCAGCTGAGCAGTTCATACTTGAGTCTGTACAACAAGTGTATAGAGATCAAGGTGTTACAGTAAATGATAAACACATTGAAATTATAGTTAAACAAATGTTTAAGAAAGTAAAAGTAGTTGAATCGGGAGCTTCATTATTCTTAGAAGATGAAGTTGTAGAAAGAACACTAGTAGATGCTGAAAATGAAAGATTAAAAGCTATTGGAAAACCATTAATTACTTATGAACCAGTAATTCAAGGTATTACAAAAGCTGCTGTTAATACAGGAAGTTTCATTTCTGCAGCGTCATTCCAAGAAACTACAAAAGTTTTATCAAATGCAGCTATCGAAGGAAAAGTTGACTATTTGGAAGGACTTAAAGAAAATGTAATCATCGGTAAGAAAATACCGGCTGGAACAGGATTTAACGCTTACAAAAAAGTAAGAGCTAAAGTTATAGAAGATGACTTGATGAAATAG